GTCTGATAGCATTTAATGAGGAAATAGACTCAGCTACCGGGCTTGAACCTCCCCTCAAAACCCTCTGTCTTCGGATGTCCGTGGAGATACTTGTTGGACCAAGTTGCTAAACAAGGACGAGTATGAAAGCACAACCTGCAGGTCTCTACATTGCTCATTTAAGTATTCACGGATTAATCAGGGGTAAAAATTTGGAGCTGGGCCGTGATGCCGACACGGGCGGCCAGACCCTGTACGTCGTTGAACTTGCTCAGGCACTGGCCAGGCAGCCTGGCGTCGGCAAAGTTGACCTGATCACGCGACGCGTGGTGGATGATGCGGTCTCTGCTGACTATGCCGAGCGGATAGAGGCCGTCTCCGACAAATTTCGCATTCTGCGAATCAACGCTGGCCCGGATGGCTATCTCCCTAAAGAGCAGTTGTGGGATCATCTGGACGGTTTTGCCGATAACCTGGCGAATTTCTTTCGCGAGAACAGTCCCCTGCCAGATATTCTTCATAGTCATTATGCTGATGCCGGCTATGTCGGTTCGCGTTTGGCGAATCTCCTCGGAATCCCCCTGATTCATACAGGGCATTCGCTTGGACGGATAAAACGCAGCCGATTCCTGGCGAGTGACTTCACGACTCAGGAGATCGAAGAGCGCTTTAATATGAGTCGGCGCATTGAGGCCGAGGAGATAACCCTCGCCACTGCGCAGCGGGTGATTACCAGTACCTATCAGGAGATTGAGAACCAGTATGAACTTTACGATTATTACCAACCTGAACAGATGCGGGTTATCCCGCCCGGCACCGATTTTAAGCAATTTATGCCTCCGCAAGGGGGCGAATTGGAAACTCCACTATTCGCTAACCTTACCCGGCATCTGAAAGACCCGAAAAAGCCGATTGTGCTCGCCCTGTCGCGGCCGGACAAACGCAAAAACATTGAGGCTCTGGTTGCGGCTTACGGTCAATCAGACGCCTTGCAGAAGCTGGCTAATTTGTTGATTATTGCCGGGAATCGTGAGGATATTGATGATCTGGAAGAGGGCGCTCAGGAGGTCTTTCATGATCTGCTGGTTGCCATCGACCGTTATGATCTTTACGGCAAGGTTGTCATGCCGAAGCACCATCAACGCGATCAGGTCCCGCTGATTTATCGCATTGCGGCCGCGTCAGGGGGGGTATTTGTCAATCCGGCTCTGACCGAACCCTTCGGCTTGACCCTGATCGAGGCCGCTGCTTCCGGCCTGCCGTTGGTGGCCACCGAAGATGGCGGCCCGCGCGATATTATCGACAACTGTCATAACGGTTTTTTGATTAATCCGCTCGAACCGCAATCCATCACCCGGGTCTTATTAAAGCTTCTCGGCGATAAAAAGCTGTGGCAGAGTTATTGTGACAAGGGCCTGCAGGGCGTGCATGAAAACTATTCATGGGATGCACATGCCGAGCGTTATCTGACCGAGGTGAAACCGATCGCACAGCGTTCGGCATTGCTGGTACGCAAGTCGCTTTCGCGGCGCTCAGCGCTTTATCGTGACCGAGCAATCGTGAGTGA
Above is a genomic segment from Geopsychrobacter electrodiphilus DSM 16401 containing:
- a CDS encoding HAD family hydrolase, producing the protein MKAQPAGLYIAHLSIHGLIRGKNLELGRDADTGGQTLYVVELAQALARQPGVGKVDLITRRVVDDAVSADYAERIEAVSDKFRILRINAGPDGYLPKEQLWDHLDGFADNLANFFRENSPLPDILHSHYADAGYVGSRLANLLGIPLIHTGHSLGRIKRSRFLASDFTTQEIEERFNMSRRIEAEEITLATAQRVITSTYQEIENQYELYDYYQPEQMRVIPPGTDFKQFMPPQGGELETPLFANLTRHLKDPKKPIVLALSRPDKRKNIEALVAAYGQSDALQKLANLLIIAGNREDIDDLEEGAQEVFHDLLVAIDRYDLYGKVVMPKHHQRDQVPLIYRIAAASGGVFVNPALTEPFGLTLIEAAASGLPLVATEDGGPRDIIDNCHNGFLINPLEPQSITRVLLKLLGDKKLWQSYCDKGLQGVHENYSWDAHAERYLTEVKPIAQRSALLVRKSLSRRSALYRDRAIVSDLDQNLVGDPDSLLRLVEALRQHRQSTQFIIATGRRLDSALKLMKKHRIPEPDVLVTSCGTEIYHTPELRPDIAWAKHIDHLWSPKQVKMILTDYPGLKAQPKLEQSRFKLSYFIDPELADLDEIKTRLHQAEQAVHVQLAFGQFLDILPLRASKGTALRYVAERLNIPLESVFVAGGSGADEDMMRGNPLAAVVANRHHEELSQLVDVERIFFSSKPHAAGIIEALEFYDFFGSCKDPREIARSDEP